From one Cyanobacterium stanieri PCC 7202 genomic stretch:
- a CDS encoding ATP synthase F1 subcomplex alpha subunit (PFAM: ATP synthase alpha/beta family, beta-barrel domain; ATP synthase alpha/beta chain, C terminal domain; ATP synthase alpha/beta family, nucleotide-binding domain~TIGRFAM: proton translocating ATP synthase, F1 alpha subunit~COGs: COG0056 F0F1-type ATP synthase alpha subunit~InterProIPR020003:IPR005294:IPR004100:IPR000194:IPR 000793~KEGG: cyt:cce_4488 F0F1 ATP synthase subunit alpha~PFAM: H+transporting two-sector ATPase alpha/beta subunit central region; H+transporting two-sector ATPase alpha/beta subunit domain protein~SPTR: ATP synthase subunit A;~TIGRFAM: ATP synthase F1, alpha subunit) produces the protein MINIRPDEIANIIRQQIESYDEQVQVSNVGTVLQVGDGIARIYGLDKVMAGELVEFEDGTVGIALNLEQDNVGVVLMGDGLDIQEGSSVKATGKIAQIPVGEALVGRVLDALARPIDGKGDLDTTDTRLIESAAPGIVARKSVCEPMQTGITAIDAMIPVGRGQRELIIGDRQTGKTAIAVDTIINQKEEDVICVYVAVGQKASTVANVVETLKEKGALDYTVVVAANANDPATLQYLAPYTGAAIAEYFMYKGKATLVIYDDLSKQAQAYRQMSLLLRRPPGREAYPGDVFYLHSRLLERAAKLSDELGGGSMTALPIIETQAGDVSAYIPTNVISITDGQIFLSSDLFNAGFRPAINAGISVSRVGSAAQTKAMKQVAGKLKLELAQFAELEAFSQFASDLDAATQAQLAKGQRLRQLLKQPENSPLAVWEQVAQVYSGINGLLDDIAVDKVTEFVASLRQYIKNSKPKFIEIINSEKKLTDEAEALLKEAITEAKQAFSA, from the coding sequence ATGATCAACATTAGACCAGACGAAATTGCTAATATTATTCGCCAACAGATTGAATCCTATGATGAACAGGTTCAAGTTTCCAATGTTGGTACTGTGTTACAGGTAGGGGATGGTATTGCTCGTATTTATGGCTTGGATAAAGTCATGGCGGGTGAATTGGTAGAGTTTGAAGACGGTACTGTTGGTATTGCCCTTAACCTTGAACAGGATAACGTAGGGGTGGTATTGATGGGTGACGGTTTAGACATCCAAGAAGGTAGCAGTGTAAAAGCTACTGGTAAAATTGCCCAAATTCCCGTGGGTGAGGCTTTGGTAGGTAGGGTTTTAGATGCTTTAGCTCGTCCTATTGATGGTAAAGGTGATCTTGATACCACCGATACTCGTTTAATTGAATCTGCGGCCCCTGGGATTGTAGCTCGTAAGTCTGTATGTGAACCTATGCAAACTGGTATCACTGCTATTGATGCGATGATTCCTGTAGGTCGTGGACAGCGTGAGCTTATCATTGGTGACCGTCAAACTGGTAAAACTGCGATCGCCGTTGATACCATCATCAACCAAAAAGAAGAAGATGTAATCTGTGTATATGTAGCAGTAGGTCAAAAGGCTTCCACTGTTGCCAACGTCGTAGAAACCTTAAAAGAAAAAGGTGCCTTAGATTACACCGTAGTGGTAGCCGCTAACGCCAATGATCCTGCAACCTTACAATACCTCGCTCCCTACACCGGGGCGGCCATCGCAGAATACTTCATGTATAAAGGTAAAGCCACCCTCGTAATTTACGATGACTTGTCCAAACAAGCTCAGGCTTACCGTCAAATGTCCTTGTTACTACGTCGTCCCCCCGGACGTGAGGCATACCCTGGAGACGTATTCTATCTCCACTCTCGTTTATTAGAAAGAGCGGCTAAATTAAGCGACGAATTAGGTGGCGGAAGCATGACTGCTTTACCCATCATCGAAACCCAAGCAGGGGACGTATCCGCTTACATTCCTACCAACGTAATTTCTATTACCGATGGTCAAATCTTCTTATCCTCCGACTTGTTTAACGCAGGTTTCCGTCCCGCTATCAACGCAGGTATCTCTGTATCCCGTGTAGGTTCTGCGGCTCAAACCAAAGCTATGAAACAGGTTGCTGGTAAATTAAAACTAGAATTAGCTCAGTTTGCTGAACTCGAAGCATTCTCCCAATTTGCTTCTGATTTAGACGCAGCCACCCAAGCACAACTTGCTAAAGGTCAGCGTTTACGTCAATTACTCAAACAGCCCGAAAACTCTCCTTTGGCTGTATGGGAACAAGTAGCTCAGGTTTATAGTGGTATTAACGGTTTATTAGATGATATTGCTGTGGATAAAGTAACCGAATTTGTTGCTAGTCTCAGACAATACATCAAAAATAGTAAGCCTAAATTCATCGAAATCATTAACTCTGAGAAGAAATTAACCGATGAAGCCGAAGCTCTCTTAAAAGAAGCTATCACCGAAGCAAAACAGGCTTTCTCTGCTTAA
- a CDS encoding ATP synthase F1 subcomplex delta subunit (PFAM: ATP synthase delta (OSCP) subunit~TIGRFAM: ATP synthase, F1 delta subunit~COGs: COG0712 F0F1-type ATP synthase delta subunit (mitochondrial oligomycin sensitivity protein)~InterPro IPR000711:IPR020781~KEGG: cyt:cce_4487 F0F1 ATP synthase subunit delta~PFAM: H+transporting two-sector ATPase delta (OSCP) subunit~SPTR: ATP synthase subunit delta;~TIGRFAM: ATP synthase F1, delta subunit) — translation MQSAITAEVVEPYAEALMSLAKDQKVADAVGEDVRSLANLLKESAELNSFFASPMVKAEEKKAVIKSIAGEQINPFLLNFLLLLVDRGRISFIEGILAKYLEILRKLNNTVLAEITTAVTLDEGESEKLVDKVKSLTGANAVEMETKIDPDIIGGVIIKVGSQVYDASLRGQLRRITLGMLGSN, via the coding sequence ATGCAAAGTGCTATTACCGCTGAAGTAGTAGAACCTTATGCCGAAGCCTTGATGTCTCTAGCCAAAGATCAGAAAGTTGCCGATGCCGTCGGTGAAGATGTACGCTCTCTTGCTAATTTGTTAAAAGAGTCTGCAGAATTAAATTCTTTCTTTGCTAGTCCTATGGTGAAAGCAGAAGAAAAAAAAGCTGTTATTAAAAGTATCGCTGGTGAGCAGATAAATCCTTTCTTGCTCAATTTTTTATTATTGTTAGTGGACAGAGGTAGAATTAGTTTTATTGAGGGTATTTTAGCCAAGTATTTGGAAATTTTACGCAAACTCAATAATACTGTCCTCGCCGAGATTACCACTGCGGTAACTTTGGATGAGGGTGAGTCTGAGAAGTTGGTAGATAAGGTTAAAAGTCTCACTGGTGCTAATGCCGTGGAGATGGAAACGAAAATTGATCCTGATATTATCGGTGGTGTAATTATCAAAGTTGGCTCTCAGGTTTATGATGCTAGTTTACGAGGACAATTACGCCGTATCACCTTGGGGATGCTTGGTTCTAACTAG